The DNA region CGTAAACATACTCTTTGGCTCGCCAGGGCCTCGAGTTTGTAACCGGACCTATTACATCTTTAGCATCAATCATCTATTTATCAGTTGTTCATGATTTTACCTTGACTAAAGAGGATCAGCACCAAAACCAGACAAGAGGCATTACAACATACCAAGATCCAGGGGATGCGTGACACATGCAGCCATGCTAGTTGCACTCCCGCCAAACCAGAAGGGGTACCGAATAGGGCTGTTCTTCTTTCGTTCCATCTTCGGGGTCGAGACTCCAACTGCCGTCTCGCTTGACACTGCCGCGCTACTCATCCTGCCGCAAGAATCAGGCAACTCAAATACCCCGAAAAGAACGAAGATAACCAGAACAGCCGCGATTGGGTCTCGGATCCCGGGTGAGATGTCAAAAGTCAGCAGTGACAAAAGATGGACTGATtagaccttgcccttgcgtCACAAGGCAACCCAAAGACTTGATGTCATTCGACGCGTCAGTCTTCGGCGAGagaggatggtggtgacCGACGGGAGACAGGCATTATATCATCCCGGTGACCGTCCAAAAGCCCAATTCAGTCCGCCGATTCCCGATGTTGGGGTCGGCGACCATATACGGGCAAGGTGAGTCAGATGGTTTCGGCGACCTTGCAGATATTGAGGCTGACTTCCGGTCATGAGGCGTTTGTGCGGTATGTAGAGACCTTGCTCACCGTTCCCCGAGCCAAGACATTTAAATACTCTCGACGAGGCTCTGCGATTCACGATCATCATGGCACACTACTTCATGTATTCCAACTCCGTGATATATTTCTATGCAGTAATGTACACGCTATCCCAGATTTTTCTCTAGTTGATCCAGCCCTTAGGTCCGCCCCATTGTCCCTTGACCATATACTTCTGGTACACCCACGGGAAGAAGTCCTTCTTCATGTAGTAGAAAGAGCGGCGGGGAACGGCCTGGTCGATGCCAAGCAGATCTCCAAACGTCTCCTTGGGAACACCTCCGTACTTGAACTCGGCCAGCATCAACTTGCCGTACTCTGTCGGCAGAGGGCAAGAGGTGTAGCCGTCGTACGCAGGCTCGggctccttgccctccatGGCTCGCAGCAGGTTACTGACCAGGACGGGAGCCTCAGAAGTGACGGCAGCAGCCGTCTTGGAGGTGGGCAGGCTAGAAGCATCACCAGCGGACCAGACGTTGGCGAACTTCTTGTGGCGGGTGGTGTTGTCGTCAACATCGACATAACCAGCCTCGTTAGCGAGAGCGCTGTTCTTGACGAAAGCATGAGGGCCCATCTTGGGGACAACGTGCAAAAAGTCAAACTGCTTGGTCACATTCTCCTGACCGTCGGGACGGGCAAAGATGGCCTTGTTACCCTCAATAGCAACGAGATCGTGCTGGAACAGACCCTCAACACCTCGCTCCACgcggagcttctcaagcgCGGCGCTGTACTTGGGAACACCGAACATGGTGGGGAGGCCGGTAGCGAAGCTGATCTTGATAGGCGACTTGGAGACGTCCTCGGGGTTGTACAGATCCGTCTGCTTCCAGTGGTCCAGAGCGAGCCACATGGCCTTCTGAGGAGCACCAGCGCACTTGATGACGCCAGCAGGCTgggtgaagatggcattgCCCTTCTGCAGACGCTGAATGGCGGGGAAAACCTTGTCGCAAGTCTCATAACCGTAGATGGAGGTGACGGGAGAATCCCGGGCAGCAAGGGCCTCAGGGAGACCCTTGATGCTGTCGTAGTTGATCTTGATGCCAGGGGCCACGACAAGGTGGTCGTAGCTGATCTTCTTGCCGTTGGCGAGCTTGACAGAGTTCTCCTCGGGGGCGAGGCCCTCAACGCTGACGTTGTAGAACTTGAACTTGGGATCGACAAGGTCAGGGAGCGAGCtcttcagctcctccttgttcttgagacCGGCGCCGACCAGGGTCCATCCGGGCTGGTAATGATGCCATTGGGCGGGATCAACAACGGCAATGTCATCCTGGGCGAACTTGCCGGTTCGGAGAAGCTGATGGCTGATGGAGATACCAGCAGAACCAGCACCAATGACCACAACCTTGTGGTCCCTGCTCACGGGAGCGACTGGCGCAGCAGCGGCCTTGGGAGCAGCGGCTTTGGGAGCGGGAGCGTCAGTCGAGGCGGCAGTAGCGAAACCCCGGCGGGCATCAGCAAGGACGAAAGATCGCCCAGCAGTACGGGCTGCCAATGTCACGCGACTCCGGAGCATCGTGGGCTGTCTGTGAGTTGAGAatgaggttgttggtgataCAAAGAAAATCGACAAGAAGAGGCAGCTAAAAAGTGTCGAGTGGAGCCGGGATTATCAATTCAAGGTACGTACCCACCCGAGGTGCCCGGCTAGCCGTTTCGGGGAGTTGTCGGGCCGGATTATCAAAAGCGCGGCGACGGTTGGTCGCCGATTGCGGGCTAGTTGTTGCGGGAAAAACTCTCAGCGATGGCGTGATGCCAGGGGTCGTTCGCCGATGGTCCGGTCTTGATGATTCTGGGCTCTTGGGCGGCGTCTTCCGCTGGAGCGAGAGGGAGTCATTGGCTCGTGAGAGTGAATGAGTCGTTGCTGTGTTGTTTGGTTTGGACCCTGAGACGAGAGGTTCACCGAGGGGCGCTCACCGAGAGGCTGTCGGTGACTGTGCAGGGTCTCTTCTCGGCATGCTCAACCGCTGACGGATCGTGATCTTATTGGCCGAGTGTAGTCTACAGCCATTTGACAGCTTACGGCAACCAATGCAAGCAATTACAATTATCAGACATCCTGTTCACCTGCCTCTCCCCCACAAGACCATACAAGAATTGCCGATTGTGAAGAGGGATAATGAATTGTTTCACAATTGAGCCATCACGCCACTCCCATTCAACGCACTCTTTCAGCCGACCATCAATCTCTTCAAAGCCCGACAACTACCCTGCAGTGTCAAACGCGGAAAAGGCCGGAATGTCCAAAAGCCCGTATTACCAAGATCAATGCAATCTCAGACACTTCTCAAAATCGTAAGAGGTTCAAAACCCCCTACCCATCACAATGACGTATGTGTCCAATCACGGGCACCGTAGGTCGGCTATCTCTCCCTCGGGTGGTCGGCGAGCTGATGACAGGTCCCCGACGACCCGAGCCGCCAACAGCCGCAAAACATCATCGTCAATCAATCGCCACTTGAACTTGATTGCAAATAAACATTCTTGATCGCCCTTCAATTGTTAATCAATCAACGACCATCGCGACATTAAAGACACCATGAAGTCCTTCCGAAGTTTGACTCCACTCACAGCTCCAAGAGCATCCATTTTGAGCGGTTCAATCAAACACATTCGTCCTTTTCGTCAACAAGTGGCAAAGACGGCAATTGCTTCTCGGCCAttgacaacatcaacaacaatcACGCGCCAAATACCCTACAGAAGACCAATAATGGCTACCCAAGCCACTATTGCCCGGACTGCCACCCAAGGTCATGCGTCCTACACGACTCAGGCTAGTGCCGCCGGTGAACCAACAGTCCATGACCTGTTTGAAACCGTTACAGGGACATGGCAGTACGTGGTCGCTGACCCATCTACTCTCaccgccgtcatcatcgatcCAGTGTTGGACTACGACCCCGTCACCcaggccatcaccaccaaaacCGCCGACTTGATTCTATCcctggtcaaggacaagggctACAAGGTTGAGAGAATCCTCGAGACACATGCCCATGCCGACCACATCACTGCAGCTGCGTACCTTCAGAAGCGCCTCACCCAATCGCAAGGGCACAAGCCTCTTATCGGTATTGGGAAGCGCATCGATCAGGTGCAGGCGAGGTTCGGCAAGGGATATGGAgtcctggccaaggagtATGAGTGTGTCTTTGACAAGTTctttgatgatgacgagactTTTGATATTGGCAACTTGAAGGCGATGGCCATCCACTTGCCTGGTCACACCCCCGACCACTTGGGCTACAAGATTGGAGGTGAGTACCGATGCAGTGAGCTTGGCATGCACCGACTAACAAAGATGACCAGACAACGTCTTTTGTGGCGATTCCATCTTCCATGCAGACATTGGCACTGCCCGCTGCGACTTCCCCGGCGGCAGTGCAAGTGACTTGTATGAATCAGGAAGAAAACTCCTCTCCATGCCCAGTCACGTAAAGATCTGGACAGGCCACGACTACCCACCAGAAGAGAGAGGCGCCCCCGTGCCGTACATGACAGTTCAACAGCACAGGGAGCAGAACAAACATGTCAAGGACGGCATCACTTCAGACGAGTTTGTCGCTCTGCGGAATGAGCGAGACGCGAGCCTGGCCGCTCCAAGACTGCTTCACCAGTCGCTGCAGATGAATATTCGGGGTGGACAGCTTCCTGCCCCGAATGAGTCAGGACATCGTTTGCTTCATCTGCCACTTAAGATGAAGGTTGAACCCTGGGATGATGGAACTGCTTGAGGGTATGTATTGATGACTGGAGTTTCTTGAGTATGTTAAGGCTGCGATCTGTCATTTGTTGGGATGTGTTGGCGGCATGATATCAAATTGTTTTCAAGGGAAATACTAGTCCAAAACCTC from Fusarium keratoplasticum isolate Fu6.1 chromosome 12, whole genome shotgun sequence includes:
- a CDS encoding Pyr-redox-2 domain-containing protein; protein product: MLRSRVTLAARTAGRSFVLADARRGFATAASTDAPAPKAAAPKAAAAPVAPVSRDHKVVVIGAGSAGISISHQLLRTGKFAQDDIAVVDPAQWHHYQPGWTLVGAGLKNKEELKSSLPDLVDPKFKFYNVSVEGLAPEENSVKLANGKKISYDHLVVAPGIKINYDSIKGLPEALAARDSPVTSIYGYETCDKVFPAIQRLQKGNAIFTQPAGVIKCAGAPQKAMWLALDHWKQTDLYNPEDVSKSPIKISFATGLPTMFGVPKYSAALEKLRVERGVEGLFQHDLVAIEGNKAIFARPDGQENVTKQFDFLHVVPKMGPHAFVKNSALANEAGYVDVDDNTTRHKKFANVWSAGDASSLPTSKTAAAVTSEAPVLVSNLLRAMEGKEPEPAYDGYTSCPLPTEYGKLMLAEFKYGGVPKETFGDLLGIDQAVPRRSFYYMKKDFFPWVYQKYMVKGQWGGPKGWIN
- a CDS encoding Lactamase-B domain-containing protein, translating into MKSFRSLTPLTAPRASILSGSIKHIRPFRQQVAKTAIASRPLTTSTTITRQIPYRRPIMATQATIARTATQGHASYTTQASAAGEPTVHDLFETVTGTWQYVVADPSTLTAVIIDPVLDYDPVTQAITTKTADLILSLVKDKGYKVERILETHAHADHITAAAYLQKRLTQSQGHKPLIGIGKRIDQVQARFGKGYGVLAKEYECVFDKFFDDDETFDIGNLKAMAIHLPGHTPDHLGYKIGDNVFCGDSIFHADIGTARCDFPGGSASDLYESGRKLLSMPSHVKIWTGHDYPPEERGAPVPYMTVQQHREQNKHVKDGITSDEFVALRNERDASLAAPRLLHQSLQMNIRGGQLPAPNESGHRLLHLPLKMKVEPWDDGTA